Genomic segment of Panicum virgatum strain AP13 chromosome 2K, P.virgatum_v5, whole genome shotgun sequence:
ccctcATATCTTTGAAATTGTAAAAGCTccaatttttttgtttgaattccaATTTTGAAATGCTAGGTGCGAATGCCACGCACCATTTTTAAAAACTCCACTTGATCATAGCACATTCTCTCTTTAATTCGACCTACATTTTGAGTATTGACCACGCAATATTCCCGCTTTTCATCTCATTTCTATAAAACAAATCGctcatttttttatatatataaaaagaCATCTAGCCCCACATTCTACACGCTAGACAGCTAGAACCTCACCTTTATCAAAAGGAGCAATTCAAGCAAATTCTAAAGCGCAAACTTAAATACTTTATTGTCCATTTGCAAATGAAATGCGATCAAATTATCCTTGGTAATCCAATGGTTCAAATTCTTTCATACTTGTCTCAGTTTGCCAATCTAATGGATGAGATTGAGCCACACCATAGGGTGGGCAACTTCCTTTGTGCTCATAATGTATTTATTTATAACAAATAAAAAAGGTTTGCAAAAGACAATTTGTTTTTCATAAGGTATCTTGCCCTCATTTCTGTATAAAGAAACAGAGAGATTTTAGTTACCACTACCCATGAGAACTTAGAAGACCTGACCACCATCGGTTCTGCAATCACCAAAGAAACCATAGTCCAGGAATAACGAAGTTGTCTAGGCATAGACCTTTCGATCCAACTTTTGTATGCAAAAGACCAAATAATTTAAATGATTGTAATAATTTATTAACTTTGACATTTCCAAGCACCTAAAGAAAGAAACAGGCGTGGGGAAAACTAGAAAATTTGTGACATGACGACATGACGTATGCAAACTTTGGATCCATACACGGACATAGTATTGAACATTTGAACATGCAGTATCACATGGGCAACATAAATAACAGTATCTTGAACAGATTAACATGGTACCTTGCCTTatcaatataaaaaaaattaacctTGGAATACACAGCATACAATCTTCTCAGAAAAAACAACTAACATAATTGAAAAAAGGGTACTGTATCTAATTAATAAGAATTGCAAAACCAAAGCTTAATTGAATACTTTGCTACATTGCACCAGATAACAGGCTAACAAGTATCACATATCATCTTCAGAAGCACTTGCAGCGCTTAGATCCACGCTAAGATCAACCATCTGGAAAAAGAAAGTTGCTTGAGGATCAGAACATGGAATTAAAGGAAAATGATAGGTGGCATAACACAATTCTGGAAATAAATGTGTTAAAAATATActatttcattattttttaaagACATCTAGTCCTTATTTCAGTGAATAATAAAGTAAAGCAGAGGAAGGTACCTTCCCAGTTATCTTTGTATAAAGGGAAAGCACATCCATAACAGTGGATTCAAAGTGTGTTGTAGCATCATAACTCTGAAAGGGCAGATTGAGAACAAGTTAAGGAGGTGTAACAACATGCTTATTATTGCTGCAAATACTTACTGTTGAGATGTAACAATTGTCTGATGATGAGTCATTAGTAGGTTCATATCTGTCATATGTGTCAAAAAATAACTCATCCACTGGCCCAAGAAGATCGATCCCAGGCTTCAGTTCTGTCTGTAGATTATCAGTCTCTGCTTGTGCGGACACGAATGCAATGAACTTCCCCTTTGATGCGACGTTATGAGAGTAGGAGCAACAGAAAACATACCTGGCATACAAACAAGGACATTGTTTTATCAGAAACAAAATGAAAGGTGAAAGAAATATGTCAAGGTGAAACAACCAACTAGTGGATTCAAGTTGGAGGCAACATAAGAAATACTTGCATGTCTGATTTACGGCCAAGCTGCTTCTGTGGTAGTATAATCTGAACTGAGTGCGATTCAGCAGTATTTGGAATGGGATGACTCATGATAGCAATTGCCCGAAAAACTTTTCCAACTTTTTTGACCTGGTAACAAAGTATACAATTATCAATTATTTACATCATTTCCTCAGCAATTCGGTGTTTCTAACAACTATTAAGTTTTACTAGGGTTATATAATGTTTTCTCATATATCATACACAAATGATTTATAACCAGAACGTACTAAGTCAATGTACTGTGATCTATTTTGTGTCACCATTAATAATTAGCATCTTTGTTTCAGAAAATTTAAAAAGGGTAAGCTACAATGAACAGAAATAAACAACAggaagtttttttatttaccttgtCAGGTAGGTAGGATGGATCACAGACAACCTTTTTGCATTTGGCAGTCTCTCCTTCTGATGTAACACCACAGACTTTACCTTCGGAGTCAAATTCGACCTGAATTATTAATATATTACATTATAAGTCACATATCTACCAGCTATCTATGGAAGTAGCAAATAATAATTGCATATATAATTGATGGGATGTGAAAAGCCATATGTAGCGCCTTGCTTGAAGTTATACGAAATCATGTACTGAGATTTCTACTCTGCCCTGTAACTATTGTTTATCACAAGCACCTTTGCAGAGCATTTTTGTACCGGactagatttttcttcataATACTTATGAATCATCAATATGGTCACATTTATCTTGGCTGGTGCTTCTGTAGAAATAGTTTGCTGATTCCAAACTATTCCATCTACTTAAAAAATTAAAGAACATGTAGCATGAACCCAATACTCTTCAGATTCATTCTTATGACCTTAAACTCCTCTGGCTTACATGAAAGCTTTCCCTCTTCTTTGACATAGTCATTATGGCGCAGCGTTCACTATAGAACAGTGAGGGAAATGCTAATAGTTATAACACACATTCATACCTTGCACTCTGGTTTATTCAGCATATAGGTGCCTCCATAGACAGCACTCAGTCGAGCAAAACCCTGTATGAAATAAATGGAAAAAAATCACATAACCATGATAAAAAAATGATAGAATCAGATGAACAATGTATTGAGTATTGACCTGTGGAAGCTCTCCTAAGCCATACAAGGGATAAATATATGGTGATCCTCCTTGAAAACGAGCCACCGATTCTGCATAAAGCTGCAATATTTTAAACAAGTGTAAGATAAGAAGAAAAAAGTGAAAGTGATGAGACAAACTAACGCCACATATCAACAACTACAGCATTAACTAAAAGGTTACAGAGCCTTATAGTCCTGTGAAGATGGGGTAGGCTAACGATGATACCAACAATAACCACCAATAAAGAGGAATACTAAAACTTTACTGGAAAAGGTAATATAGTAGTTATAATAATTAAAAGGGTTCAAGCCTAGGCCATGGTTCCAGAACATGGATTGCGGACCTTCACTATTTATTGTTTCAAGTTGCTATTTACTGCCAAATGGCTTCCGCGAATCCCTGCCTCTCCTTGCAATAATAATGCAAATAATATGGTGTTAAAAAATATCTATTATTTATTTTCCATCTTTACAGCCTCATGTACTCAATTCTCTAATCAAACTTTTAGCTAAACTGAGCCTAGGGTTCAGTTCAGCATAATGGTTTTATATCAGTCTGTAATTGGTCAACACGATCATTGAAACAAAAGGCTCCCATACATGGTGCCCTAAGctaaattttcaaaattataaATCTTTATGGGATATTTTTGTCTTTGGGAATAAGACTTGCCTTCATCCGCTTTACAGTGTCAAGTGCAGGTTCTGAAAGGTAGTTGTCATCTCTATGAAGAGCCACAGCATGACCGATGAAGTCTATAGTGTTATCATCCAAACCATATTTTCTGGAAAACAAATTAGAACGAGGAATGTCAATAGACTGAATCTTTTCTGAAGTTAGATTAGAATTGTAACGGCACACTAGAATTCAAGTCCGGAACTTGGATAAATCTATTTCAAGACATAGGCATATAAATCAGAACAATCCAGAAGAAAGAATTACATGCTGCAATATAATCGTTTATTCGAAAGCTTCTTTGCATATGGCCGTCAGATAATGCAGTTTGTGACAATAAAAACACTATAGATCAGCAGACAGAAATAGCCTTTTTTCGATCTCAATGAAGCAGAGTACTAATTATTCATGTTCATTGACAGATATTGATTTTCTGAATCCAAATGGTATTGTCGATGTGGTCTGCCCACTTGTAGGTCTTAAAATAAAACATCATGTTGTGGCTCTGATGGACAGAGCATATCAATAAAACGTTTGAGGCTTCAGTAATTGCAGATAACGAAACAAACAAAACTATATAATATAATGTCCTGAAGCATGTACAATGGCACTCGTGTATTTTATTATCCAGAATGGTGTCAGCAAATATCAGAACTTGTAAAGCATATATTATATTATTTGTAAAAATATCAAGGTTTCACATAACTATTTCCTGGTTCTGAAGAAGTGGTATTGTAGACACTACATGAAATATCTGGAGGTACAATGTAGAACAAACATGTGTGGAACACAAAATAGAAATTGTGTAAGCAAATACTGAATTGCATTGTATAGTAAATAAAAAGTGTTCCAAGGCAAGGAAGTAAAATGGGTACCCACGAGATAAGTTGTTTAGTAGTTAGTTTTGTAAGGTCATAACCCTTATGAGTGCTTGGGTCATTTTCCTTATAATCTTGGACATAAAGGAAGAATTTCCCTGCTCGTCGCTTCTCAAACAATCCCATCAGTGGAGACTTGAGAGCTTCCATATCAGTAGAAGGAACCTTGTGAATCTGGAGCACAACATAATTGATAAACACGCGTCCTAAATGGTGAAAATATTTATaagatggagtgagtgcacttTTATGAGGAAGTGGAATTCAACCTTTCCCTTGTTGAAGACGTAGCTTCCATCCACAGCTTTGAAGGACAAGTACTTGGTGACACCAGTGTGAATGAGTACACGGACCAGAGCACCATTTGCCATCATAAACTAGCCAGAATAGAATTATTATATGTCAGAATGTGGACTTATATGGAGCAAACTTGTAAACTATTCATGTTTCTATTTTTATTCATTAAAGTACTCCCTTTGTTATAATGTTACCCAGAGAGTGAAAAATCAAATGATGGCCATAAAAACAAGTCCATCATAAACTAATCAGAATGCCATTACATTTCGTGATAATATGGCTTTATAGAGAAATCTTGTAAAGCGCTCATGTCTTTATATTTCATTGATAAGCCTAGGCACTGTCTGGCATTAcattatataaataaataaactttTGCTATTAGTTCTTTATGGCATGTTTCAGGACTAATGACAAGCAGCGATCATGTTAAACCATATAAAAGACGTCCATGTTTATCATATTTTCACAATGTACGTCTTTATGTGTCCATCAGTAATACAAATTCATGGTGGGAGTACCAACATAAACATTCAATAATTTCCACATGCCATGCGTCTCTCTCATCCCAGTAATGTCATGAATATCGATCTCAGTCCAGTCTATTATGAACAAAGCGATATAAGGAAATAAATATAGCAAATTGGGAAAGATCAGACCTTTGGAACCATGTCGACATTGTAGTCTCTGCTAGCTCCTATCTGTGCAGGGGGTGTTTCGTCGCCCTTGAACCTTTTCCAGAGCTGCAGATGGCAATTATTGATTTAATTTACAATGCAGTTTCAGTAAGTCCCATTTGAATATTTATCAATAATAAAAACGTGCATATTTATCAATAATAAAAACATGGGCAAATTAAAGTAATCTGTATGGTTTATCGTCAGGATTTTTCCATACATGTGGGTGAGTCGATCTCATGGATGACTGACTGATCACCATCGTTCACAAACTCGAAAATTATTGTGGTTGTGGGGTACTCTCCAAATTCCAAAATATATATCGTGGACAGAGATCGAGCAGAGCACATGCTATTCACCTGATTGAGGTTGAGCGATGTGGAGTCTCCACCGTAGTAGTCATTCCTGTCCATATGCAGCACCTGATGACACGCAGAATCGCAGATTCAGGATCAATCGACAGAGAGTAAATCGGCGAGCCGGCCAGAAAGGTCCGATCCAGAGAAACAAACAAATGGTTCGGTCAGTCGCACGCCTGTTTATTTTTTGCGAGAATTATTTGCGTCCCAGTAAAGTGTGCCCCCGATTCATTCAAATTAAGCAACGGGAAATGAACGAAGAACAAGGTCGCCGCCGTTCCTCGATCGATGCCGCGATGGGGATCGATCTAGCTCGGGCGATCCGGCCACGCGATGGATCCCCGGAGGACGGGGGGAGAGCGAGGACGCCGGCGCCGCACGTACCTTGAGGCGGTCGACGGAGAGGAGGCCGCTGAGGATGCACTCCTTGAGCCCCGTCCCCAGCACGATGACGTCGTACTCGACGTCCATGGCGGCGTCGATCGGATCGCCCGGCGGGCGAAGAGCGAtcggtggagagagagagagagagagggggcctGGCCCGGGAGGGATCGGAGGAAAGTGTGGATCTCCAACGGCTCGAGAGGGGAGAGGTTTGGGTTGGGGGATGAGAATGAGGTGAGAAGAGTccgcgcgggcgggcggagtGGGGGGAAAGGAAACGAGTGAGGACAGCAGTTGTTCGCACTTCTTGCTTTGACTCAGCCGGGCACACCCGGGCGCTCCTACCTACCTTCCGGCCCACCACAGCCCACATAGAACAGAGCGGCCCACAAATCCGCGCACGCAAAGCCCAACTAGAAGAAGCAGTACTGGAAACTTTTGGCCCAAAATCTGTGGCATGGCTATGGCCGTGCAGGTGAGCTTCTATTTCTTCTCCAGGATTTTTAGCCGTTTCTTTCTTCCCTTGGGGCAGAGCGAGCATAGAACAGCGCTCCATTTGTTTGGGAGTGAAGGAGGACGACACCTGCTGCGCGCGCGTCCGCTTTCCCCCGCGTCAAGCACACGCAGGATGAATCTCGGGCCAACATCAGTTTCACACAGCGTGAAAGAAACGCAAGATCGGTGCAGGGCGGGACGCGACAGGTGCCGGGCATCCATCAGTAAACAGTAGCAGAGGCCTCTGCAGGCTTGGAAATCTTCGAGCGATATAGATCTACATATTGATGAAAAGCTCCCATTGGGAGTGGCCTTGTATGTTTGATGGTGGCACCATCTTGGTTGCCCATAGCTACTGTTCATGTGACCCACCGTGAGTGGCAGACAGCGGCATAAAGCGGAGAGGAAATAAAGCATCGGGTGAGATGCATGATGAGCTAGCGAAGAAGAAAATGCCAAAATATTCGAGCATAGGAATGGGAGGCAAAAGGATATGTGGGGCCGCAATGCTGTCCGCCCTCGCGAGTTGTTCCTCGACCGTTTGTGTGGCTGAACAGGGAATGAGTGATGTAGTCCGCTTCATGCCAAGTTTGCTCTGATTACACAGCACCAACTGCTTGTTCAGATGTGCTTCTTGTTCGAAGCTGGCTTCAAAAACAGGGGATGCTGCTTTGGAGTCTAATTGATAGCACCATTAAAAAGCTTGAGACTCATTTTGCAAAGTGGAGGGAGAACTATTTGATTAAACCAGAACTCGTACTATTGTTTGTCAGGTCATTCGGATGAGATGACCATGGCCAGGGCCATTGCCCATTTGGTAGGAGACTAGGAGTTATCTGATTTACATTTTGGCTGAGAATAAGTGGAGCCTTCGAAGGAATGGTAGCTTCCAAGTTGTTTATCTTGCTCATTTTCTTTATTGTAGTTTATTCCTTCTTAGCCAGAGAATTCTTCCgtccatgattccatttggttCCATTGGATGTCTGATGGGTTTAATGGGCCCATCCTCATGCCCAACATGCAAGAATTGTGTGTAGTCTTGCGTTATAAAGTTTGCAGCATTATTTGAAAAGATTTATGATGTCTTTGGTCCGCGTTCATGCCACCTCATACTCTCATACAGAGTCATTCAATCGTAGTATTCAAAGTTTCAATCTACCTCTTCTAGAATTGCGCACTCACACTACAGCTCCATATATGGAGGATGCTATTTGCAGGATATTGCTGACTGGACATGCACACTATATCTTAGTTGTCATTGGTACGCCATCTCCAACAGTTTTGACTGCTGATGTTCTTTTGCACCTGCCCAATGGTTACATGCACAACATGAACCTAAAAATGATGTCCTGTGTAGCTAGTACTGTAGGCTTGATCATGATAAAGGTCCCTGCTTGATGCTTTTTTCCACGTGGCAGTTTTCATAAACATGGCCTACATGAGGATCTGTGTAGTAATGAGTGCTAGAATGGTTAGATGGATCATaatgccttaagcttctgaatCTCTCTTTCTTCTATGCTATTTTGATGGTAGCACCATCTTTGTTGCTCATAACTACAGTTCATTAATTTAACCGACCATCATCGTAGTAGAGAGCAACATAAAACAGAGAAGAAAGCATCTGATGAGACGTGCCAGCGAAGAAGAAACTACCAAAATATTCTTGCATAGGACGGGAGGAGAGGATGCCGGTGCCGCACGTACCTTGAGGCGGTCGACGGAGAGGAGGCCGCTGAGGATGCGCTCCTTGAGCCCTGTCCCCAGCACGATGACGTCGTACTCGACGTCCATGGCGGCGGTGATCGGATCGCCTGGCGGGCGAAGAGCGAtcggtggagagagagagggagggttCGAGGAAACTGTGGATCTCCAACGGCTCGACTGCTCAAGAGGAAGGGCGGAGTGGGAGGAAAGGAGACGACGGCAGTTGTTCGTGTTTTTttaattacacagtacaactcagatactcacaacacacgcacactcacacccctatgaatacacgtacgcaaaccctactcctatgagtatcttcgaagactgaacCGGCAAATCTTGCTTGACTCAATCGCCCCTCTCCACCTTTCCTCCCCACCATGGCCCACACAGAACTGAATTCGCGCACACAAAGCCCAACCAGATGAAGCAGCAGTAGAAACTACTTGTGGCCCAAAATCAGTGGCATGGCCATAGGTCGTCAAGGTgagtttctatttcttttccagtTTTTATATATTTAGTCGTTTCTTTCTTCCCTTGGATAATATAAATATTGATGAAAGACTCCCATTGGAAGTGGCCTTGTATCTTTGTTGCCCATAACTATGGCTCATTTGACCCACCATCATCATAGCAGAGAGCAACATAAAAGCAGAGAACAAAGCATCGGGCGGGTGAGACGAGATGCGCCGGCGATGAAGAAAATACCAAAATATTATAGCGTAGGAATAGGAATGAGAGGCAAAAGGATATATGGGATCGCGTTTACATATTTGCTCCCGATTCGTTCCTGAACATCCTGTGTGGCTGAACAGGGAATGAGTGATGTAGCCCCCGTCAGGCCAAGTTGGCTTCAATCATAGAGCACCACCCTCTTGTTCGAATCCGCTTCTGTGAGCAACAACTGTACATCGCTTGAGGCAATACATCACCTGAAGCGCGATTATATTAGCTAGATGGGCCTGCTATACAGGGCCCTTTATTATTGCATCACCGAATAGGGGAGAGAGGAGTGGTAGTAACATATCACCcacatgcaaacaagtttgaaaaaaatttccATAAACCCAGAGcaattattcaaattaaattctgATTGCACCATTATATTTCTTGCGTCAAGATCGTCTTCAAAACACATTTGCCTAtatttggagaatttattttttgaatatttCTTTTTATAAAGGTACCGTGAACAAATGCATATCTCTCTTTTTAAAGTTGTATCATGTGGGCCCTATTTAAATAATAATGAAACTCTTATTGGAAGTGACCTTATATATGTGTTCGATAGTAGCACCATCTTTCTTCCTCGTAGGGCTGTTCATTTGTCCCACCATCCTAGCAGAGACAGCAACATAAAACGGAGAAGAAATCATCGGGTGTGATGCGCTAGCGACGAAGAAAATACCAAAGTATTTCTCGTATAGATAGGAATGGAAGGCAAAAGGATATATGTTATCACATTACTCTACTCCCCCGCGAGTCGTCCTCAGATATCTGGTGCGTTTTGAAGAGGGAACAGTGATGCAATCCCCATCAGGCCAAGTTTCAAAGGATAGAGCACCGGTTTCTATTTCCAATCCGGTTCCTGCCCCGTCGCAGTGATCTAGGCCAACGCTGTTGCATGCCAGTACCAGCAAGATCACTGTATGAGAGGGCAGCGGTGCACATGTTCTCCATTCTGCATATAGGAATAGAAGAGTCAGAGTGGCTTGATCGGTCGATCGTTTTGCATACTTTTTtctctatatatatactttCAGATCtgtttctctgtttttttttatcaaaagcGCAC
This window contains:
- the LOC120668006 gene encoding guanosine nucleotide diphosphate dissociation inhibitor 2-like isoform X1, which gives rise to MDVEYDVIVLGTGLKECILSGLLSVDRLKVLHMDRNDYYGGDSTSLNLNQLWKRFKGDETPPAQIGASRDYNVDMVPKFMMANGALVRVLIHTGVTKYLSFKAVDGSYVFNKGKIHKVPSTDMEALKSPLMGLFEKRRAGKFFLYVQDYKENDPSTHKGYDLTKLTTKQLISKYGLDDNTIDFIGHAVALHRDDNYLSEPALDTVKRMKLYAESVARFQGGSPYIYPLYGLGELPQGFARLSAVYGGTYMLNKPECKVEFDSEGKVCGVTSEGETAKCKKVVCDPSYLPDKVKKVGKVFRAIAIMSHPIPNTAESHSVQIILPQKQLGRKSDMYVFCCSYSHNVASKGKFIAFVSAQAETDNLQTELKPGIDLLGPVDELFFDTYDRYEPTNDSSSDNCYISTSYDATTHFESTVMDVLSLYTKITGKMVDLSVDLSAASASEDDM
- the LOC120668006 gene encoding guanosine nucleotide diphosphate dissociation inhibitor 1-like isoform X2, translated to MDVEYDVIVLGTGLKERILSGLLSVDRLKVLHMDRNDYYGGDSTSLNLNQLWKRFKGDETPPAQIGASRDYNVDMVPKFMMANGALVRVLIHTGVTKYLSFKAVDGSYVFNKGKIHKVPSTDMEALKSPLMGLFEKRRAGKFFLYVQDYKENDPSTHKGYDLTKLTTKQLISKYGLDDNTIDFIGHAVALHRDDNYLSEPALDTVKRMKLYAESVARFQGGSPYIYPLYGLGELPQGFARLSAVYGGTYMLNKPECKVEFDSEGKVCGVTSEGETAKCKKVVCDPSYLPDKVKKVGKVFRAIAIMSHPIPNTAESHSVQIILPQKQLGRKSDMYVFCCSYSHNVASKGKFIAFVSAQAETDNLQTELKPGIDLLGPVDELFFDTYDRYEPTNDSSSDNCYISTSYDATTHFESTVMDVLSLYTKITGKMVDLSVDLSAASASEDDM